A stretch of the Nicotiana tabacum cultivar K326 chromosome 6, ASM71507v2, whole genome shotgun sequence genome encodes the following:
- the LOC107826715 gene encoding pumilio homolog 23 isoform X2, whose protein sequence is MGRKTSKKHAGVDADHTVESVSGGKAYGNNRHHKPDQTTPVPQTFFLRQQIDPETAKYFAEIANAIEGTEIDPEERSVICGNALEETRGKEVELATDYIISHTLQTLLEGCSLDHLCSFLQSCAKNISHIAADRSGSHVVETALKSLSYHFQENENHSLIEQTLTKICKAIVVNPVDIMCNCHGSHVLRSLLCLLKGVSLEEFHSTKSSVVLAERLNLKAPHAKDNGSLRSQQIFPYLLKIFVSEMLNAAGEDISKLQTNQYSSLVLQTALKLLAGNEQELLHLIRVLLGSSTESANAGNLLEGKTIRNISRLVEETAYSHLMEVILEFAPETLYNELLTKVFRKSLFRMSSHHCANFVVQALASHAKSEDHMDLIWEELGTKFHDLFEMGKSGVVASVLAATQRLHSREHECCQAIVAAVCTGDEFPKCIIPRILFLGNFFCSGDKSNWCWPHGTKIHVVGSLILQSIFRLPSELIQVYVTSITSLEEHHVLEASKDPSGSRVIESFLNSNISAKQKRKLVAKLRGHFGELSVHPFGSFTVEKCFTASNLSLRETIVSEMLPLQSELSKTKQGPYLLRKLDIDGFARQPDQWKSRQASQQSALKEFYATFGPTDTKSLVKENFLADTHSKPKQEKLKDIRKEIETTLASAKTSNTPLLAHQVSKKVKRSKDEKKRHRKDGQSESQRKKTKV, encoded by the exons ATGGGCCGAAAGACATCGAAAAAGCATGCTGGAGTTGATGCTGATCATACTGTCGAAAGTGTATCTGGAGGGAAGGCCTATGGAAATAATAGGCATCATAAGCCCGACCAGACAACCCCTGTTCCACAGACATTTTTTCTCAG ACAGCAGATTGATCCGGAGACTGCAAAGTACTTTGCAGAAATCGCTAATGCCATAGAAGGTACAGAAATTGACCCAGAAGAGCGGTCTGTCATTTGCGGAAATGCATTGGAAGAAACCAGAGGGAAAGAAGTAGAACTTGCAACTGATTATATAATAAGCCATACTTTGCAAACTCTACTTGAAGGCTGTTCTTTGGATCACCTTTGTAGTTTCCTTCAGAGCTGTGCAAAGAATATCTCTCATATTGCAGCTGATAGATCAGGTTCTCACGTGGTTGAAACAGCTTTAAAGTCTCTATCTTATCACTTTCAGGAAAATGAGAACCATTCTCTGATTGAACAGACTTTGACTAAAATTTGTAAG GCAATTGTTGTCAATCCTGTTGATATAATGTGCAACTGCCATGGATCTCATGTGCTTCGGAGTCTACTTTGCCTACTTAAAGGGGTGTCTTTAGAAGAGTTTCATTCCACAAAGTCATCAGTTGTCTTGGCTGAACGCTTGAATCTCAAGGCACCTCATGCAAAAGACAATGGCTCGCTGCGGTCTCAgcaaatatttccttatttgctTAAAATTTTTGTATCAGAGATGTTAAATGCTGCCGGCGAAGACATTTCAAAACTTCAAACTAATCAATACAGCAGTTTAGTTCTGCAG ACTGCTTTGAAATTATTGGCCGGAAACGAACAGGAATTGTTGCATTTAATTCGCGTTCTTCTAGGGAGCAGCACTGAAAGTGCAAATGCTGGAAACTTGTTAGAAGGAAAAACCATAAGAAACATTTCAAGGCTAGTGGAAGAAACTGCATACAGTCATTTAATGGAG GTCATCCTGGAATTTGCTCCTGAAACATTGTACAATGAGTTGTTAACAAAAGTTTTCAGGAAGTCATTGTTTCGAATGTCATCTCATCACTGTGCGAACTTCGTCGTGCAGGCTTTAGCATCTCACGCCAAAAGTGAGGATCAT ATGGACTTGATCTGGGAGGAGCTTGGGACAAAGTTTCACGATCTTTTCGAAATGGGAAAGTCTGGAGTTGTTGCTTCTGTCCTTGCTGCAACTCAAAGGCTCCACAGCCGTGAACATGAG TGTTGTCAGGCCATTGTTGCCGCTGTATGCACAGGGGATGAGTTTCCCAAGTGTATCATCCCCCGAATattatttcttggaaatttcTTTTGCTCGGGAGACAAATCTAACTGGTGTTGGCCACACGGAACAAAGATCCATGTAGTTGGATCTCTTATTCTGCAGTCGATATTTAGACTTCCCAGT GAACTCATACAGGTCTACGTCACTAGTATCACATCTTTGGAAGAGCATCATGTTCTTGAGGCATCGAAAGATCCTAGTGGTTCACGGGTCATTGAATCTTTTCTCAACTCAAATATATCGGCAAAGCAAAAGCGGAAGTTAGTTGCCAA GCTTCGAGGACATTTTGGTGAGCTCTCAGTGCACCCATTTGGTTCATTTACAGTTGAAAAGTGCTTCACTGCTAGTAATTTGTCGCTGAGAGAAACAATAGTGTCGGAAATGTTACCTCTCCAATCAGAGCTATCCAAGACTAAGCAGGGACCTTACCTACTGAGGAAACTCGATATTGATGG TTTTGCAAGGCAACCTGATCAGTGGAAGTCGAGACAAGCTTCACAACAATCTGCGCTCAAAGAATTTTATGCTACATTCGGACCAACGGATACCAAATCACTTGTAAAGGAGAACTTTCTTGCTGATACTCATTCCAAACCAAAGCAAGAAAAATTGAAAGACATTAGGAAAGAGATCGAGACGACTTTGGCTTCTGCCAAAACTTCCAATACCCCCTTGTTGGCTCATCAGGTTTCCAAAAAAGTGAAAAGATCGAAAGATGAGAAGAAAAGGCATAGGAAAGATGGTCAATCAGAATCTCAAAGAAAGAAGACTAAAGTTTAA
- the LOC107826715 gene encoding pumilio homolog 23 isoform X1 produces MVSVGLQALILRKHKACDLTEQSIAWEDKANNQGGRKRRMGRKTSKKHAGVDADHTVESVSGGKAYGNNRHHKPDQTTPVPQTFFLRQQIDPETAKYFAEIANAIEGTEIDPEERSVICGNALEETRGKEVELATDYIISHTLQTLLEGCSLDHLCSFLQSCAKNISHIAADRSGSHVVETALKSLSYHFQENENHSLIEQTLTKICKAIVVNPVDIMCNCHGSHVLRSLLCLLKGVSLEEFHSTKSSVVLAERLNLKAPHAKDNGSLRSQQIFPYLLKIFVSEMLNAAGEDISKLQTNQYSSLVLQTALKLLAGNEQELLHLIRVLLGSSTESANAGNLLEGKTIRNISRLVEETAYSHLMEVILEFAPETLYNELLTKVFRKSLFRMSSHHCANFVVQALASHAKSEDHMDLIWEELGTKFHDLFEMGKSGVVASVLAATQRLHSREHECCQAIVAAVCTGDEFPKCIIPRILFLGNFFCSGDKSNWCWPHGTKIHVVGSLILQSIFRLPSELIQVYVTSITSLEEHHVLEASKDPSGSRVIESFLNSNISAKQKRKLVAKLRGHFGELSVHPFGSFTVEKCFTASNLSLRETIVSEMLPLQSELSKTKQGPYLLRKLDIDGFARQPDQWKSRQASQQSALKEFYATFGPTDTKSLVKENFLADTHSKPKQEKLKDIRKEIETTLASAKTSNTPLLAHQVSKKVKRSKDEKKRHRKDGQSESQRKKTKV; encoded by the exons ATGGTTTCTGTAGGTCTGCAAGCTCTAATTTTGAGAAAACATAAAGCCTGTGATTTGACGGAGCAGTCAATTGCTTGGGAGGATAAAGCGAATAATCAGGGGGGAAGGAAAAGAAGAATGGGCCGAAAGACATCGAAAAAGCATGCTGGAGTTGATGCTGATCATACTGTCGAAAGTGTATCTGGAGGGAAGGCCTATGGAAATAATAGGCATCATAAGCCCGACCAGACAACCCCTGTTCCACAGACATTTTTTCTCAG ACAGCAGATTGATCCGGAGACTGCAAAGTACTTTGCAGAAATCGCTAATGCCATAGAAGGTACAGAAATTGACCCAGAAGAGCGGTCTGTCATTTGCGGAAATGCATTGGAAGAAACCAGAGGGAAAGAAGTAGAACTTGCAACTGATTATATAATAAGCCATACTTTGCAAACTCTACTTGAAGGCTGTTCTTTGGATCACCTTTGTAGTTTCCTTCAGAGCTGTGCAAAGAATATCTCTCATATTGCAGCTGATAGATCAGGTTCTCACGTGGTTGAAACAGCTTTAAAGTCTCTATCTTATCACTTTCAGGAAAATGAGAACCATTCTCTGATTGAACAGACTTTGACTAAAATTTGTAAG GCAATTGTTGTCAATCCTGTTGATATAATGTGCAACTGCCATGGATCTCATGTGCTTCGGAGTCTACTTTGCCTACTTAAAGGGGTGTCTTTAGAAGAGTTTCATTCCACAAAGTCATCAGTTGTCTTGGCTGAACGCTTGAATCTCAAGGCACCTCATGCAAAAGACAATGGCTCGCTGCGGTCTCAgcaaatatttccttatttgctTAAAATTTTTGTATCAGAGATGTTAAATGCTGCCGGCGAAGACATTTCAAAACTTCAAACTAATCAATACAGCAGTTTAGTTCTGCAG ACTGCTTTGAAATTATTGGCCGGAAACGAACAGGAATTGTTGCATTTAATTCGCGTTCTTCTAGGGAGCAGCACTGAAAGTGCAAATGCTGGAAACTTGTTAGAAGGAAAAACCATAAGAAACATTTCAAGGCTAGTGGAAGAAACTGCATACAGTCATTTAATGGAG GTCATCCTGGAATTTGCTCCTGAAACATTGTACAATGAGTTGTTAACAAAAGTTTTCAGGAAGTCATTGTTTCGAATGTCATCTCATCACTGTGCGAACTTCGTCGTGCAGGCTTTAGCATCTCACGCCAAAAGTGAGGATCAT ATGGACTTGATCTGGGAGGAGCTTGGGACAAAGTTTCACGATCTTTTCGAAATGGGAAAGTCTGGAGTTGTTGCTTCTGTCCTTGCTGCAACTCAAAGGCTCCACAGCCGTGAACATGAG TGTTGTCAGGCCATTGTTGCCGCTGTATGCACAGGGGATGAGTTTCCCAAGTGTATCATCCCCCGAATattatttcttggaaatttcTTTTGCTCGGGAGACAAATCTAACTGGTGTTGGCCACACGGAACAAAGATCCATGTAGTTGGATCTCTTATTCTGCAGTCGATATTTAGACTTCCCAGT GAACTCATACAGGTCTACGTCACTAGTATCACATCTTTGGAAGAGCATCATGTTCTTGAGGCATCGAAAGATCCTAGTGGTTCACGGGTCATTGAATCTTTTCTCAACTCAAATATATCGGCAAAGCAAAAGCGGAAGTTAGTTGCCAA GCTTCGAGGACATTTTGGTGAGCTCTCAGTGCACCCATTTGGTTCATTTACAGTTGAAAAGTGCTTCACTGCTAGTAATTTGTCGCTGAGAGAAACAATAGTGTCGGAAATGTTACCTCTCCAATCAGAGCTATCCAAGACTAAGCAGGGACCTTACCTACTGAGGAAACTCGATATTGATGG TTTTGCAAGGCAACCTGATCAGTGGAAGTCGAGACAAGCTTCACAACAATCTGCGCTCAAAGAATTTTATGCTACATTCGGACCAACGGATACCAAATCACTTGTAAAGGAGAACTTTCTTGCTGATACTCATTCCAAACCAAAGCAAGAAAAATTGAAAGACATTAGGAAAGAGATCGAGACGACTTTGGCTTCTGCCAAAACTTCCAATACCCCCTTGTTGGCTCATCAGGTTTCCAAAAAAGTGAAAAGATCGAAAGATGAGAAGAAAAGGCATAGGAAAGATGGTCAATCAGAATCTCAAAGAAAGAAGACTAAAGTTTAA